The Hymenobacter sp. GOD-10R genome includes a window with the following:
- a CDS encoding COR domain-containing protein: MDDDKVTELHIGSILKIEEFVEKYTPKTEDIITKILSLINNLKNLTVLDFSNNAWTGGLYLIPKAVSHLNLANNEIWDISSLENLTNLTHLNLSNNKISDIEKVVFITKIRYLNLSDNRIADVNPLANLKKLTYLNISKNWVKDFTRLADIKQLEHLDLSYNIITDNNDNIQFLFSLNKLSSLILNSCEIRNIPPIVYPNQLTRLSLSNNRMEDITWIKNINNLEYLEIDRNSIIDFLPISHLNKLTYLDLSSNNIENVDFIKSLTNITYLSLNDNAITDITPLTNLNNIRTMILTNNKIQEAPELLFDIVFKEKTPINTPDEIILIKSFFVKFQMYSEAAIIRDYELDLYKGIIDIHKSKHVYTLLHKFFLYKNPITSPPYQIITQGKEAIDTYFDQIHKEEGKTLLLFESKLLIIGEGGTGKTTFARRIQDVNAPLPKEKDTTLAIDIWKWKYRIDFRSLGKVVFNVNIWDFGGQRIYHGTHQMFFGEKSFYVLVAETREQNTNFSYWLNTIDQLGGDNSSLIIILNKKYGHEQKFDEVGYKSHFGSLIKEVIHLDLANDISSVIDLQEKVKFYMKQLPEIGDALPPSWVKIRNKLSDRIEHFISFDEFRYICKEYNIEDSKIINTLSSYFNRIGVITHYIDDLLLQERVYLNSNWLVKTVYEVLDNNIVKSKRGRLTEVDIRSIWKNNDLQYEVNKLTQLMHRFGLMYHIHDTENYVVPAHLPTITPYEDWAHTNENILQFVYEFDKYMPQGIMSRLIVALHHHIKDHNLVWHRGLNIEANGAYAEIIESYGGINRFEIRISGKNKIELLSIIRERFSEVIKPFRRLNYKQLIPCICSECKNSLTPSFHDYNVLLKFREKGIGSQCSITGDIVNVEEILKITQPKIQKNQYEYYQNILSIIFGASR, encoded by the coding sequence ATGGACGATGACAAAGTAACAGAGTTGCATATAGGGTCTATATTAAAAATAGAGGAATTTGTCGAAAAATACACACCCAAAACGGAAGATATAATTACAAAAATATTATCTTTAATAAATAATCTTAAAAACCTTACTGTTTTAGATTTTAGTAATAATGCATGGACAGGTGGATTGTACTTAATCCCAAAAGCAGTGTCTCATTTAAACTTAGCAAATAATGAAATATGGGATATATCATCATTAGAAAATTTGACAAATTTAACTCATTTAAATTTGTCAAATAATAAAATATCAGACATTGAAAAAGTAGTATTTATAACCAAGATAAGATACTTAAATTTATCTGACAATAGAATAGCCGATGTTAATCCACTTGCAAATTTAAAAAAATTAACCTATCTAAATATATCAAAGAACTGGGTCAAAGATTTCACAAGGCTTGCAGATATAAAACAACTAGAACATTTAGATTTATCATACAACATTATCACAGACAATAATGATAATATACAATTTTTATTTAGCTTAAATAAATTATCTTCTTTAATATTAAACAGTTGTGAAATAAGGAATATTCCACCAATCGTATACCCAAATCAATTAACTCGTTTAAGTCTTTCTAATAATCGCATGGAGGATATTACATGGATTAAAAATATAAATAATTTAGAATATTTAGAAATAGACAGAAATTCTATTATTGATTTTTTACCGATTTCACATTTAAATAAATTAACATACTTAGATTTATCTAGCAACAACATAGAAAACGTTGATTTTATAAAGAGCCTAACTAATATTACATATTTAAGCTTGAATGACAACGCAATTACAGATATAACACCACTTACAAATCTCAACAACATACGAACTATGATATTAACAAATAATAAAATACAAGAAGCACCAGAATTATTGTTCGATATAGTCTTTAAAGAAAAAACTCCTATCAATACGCCAGATGAGATTATTCTTATAAAAAGTTTTTTTGTAAAGTTTCAAATGTATAGCGAAGCAGCTATAATAAGAGATTATGAATTAGATTTATACAAAGGAATAATTGATATACATAAGTCTAAACACGTATATACACTTTTGCACAAATTTTTTTTATATAAAAATCCTATAACATCTCCACCATATCAAATAATAACGCAGGGAAAAGAAGCGATAGATACTTACTTTGATCAAATACATAAAGAAGAAGGAAAAACACTACTTCTCTTTGAGTCAAAACTATTAATAATAGGGGAAGGTGGCACAGGGAAAACAACATTTGCTCGGAGAATACAGGATGTAAATGCTCCATTGCCTAAGGAGAAAGATACAACACTCGCAATAGATATCTGGAAATGGAAATATCGTATCGACTTCCGTTCATTAGGCAAGGTCGTATTCAATGTAAATATATGGGACTTTGGCGGCCAAAGAATTTATCATGGAACTCATCAAATGTTTTTTGGTGAAAAGTCTTTTTATGTATTAGTAGCAGAAACACGTGAACAGAATACAAACTTCTCTTACTGGCTTAATACCATTGACCAATTAGGTGGAGATAACAGTTCGTTAATTATAATCCTAAATAAAAAGTATGGTCATGAACAGAAATTCGATGAAGTTGGGTACAAAAGTCATTTTGGAAGCCTTATCAAAGAAGTAATTCATTTAGATTTAGCAAACGACATTAGTTCTGTTATAGATTTACAGGAAAAGGTCAAATTTTACATGAAACAACTTCCTGAGATTGGAGATGCACTGCCTCCATCTTGGGTAAAAATAAGAAATAAGTTATCAGATAGAATAGAACATTTTATATCCTTTGATGAATTCAGATATATTTGCAAAGAATACAATATTGAAGATTCTAAAATAATCAATACTTTAAGCAGTTATTTTAATAGAATAGGTGTTATTACACATTATATTGATGATTTGTTATTACAGGAACGCGTTTATCTTAATTCCAATTGGCTTGTAAAAACGGTTTACGAAGTCTTAGACAACAATATTGTTAAATCAAAAAGAGGAAGATTAACCGAAGTTGATATAAGATCAATATGGAAAAATAATGACTTACAATACGAGGTTAATAAGCTAACTCAATTAATGCACAGATTTGGATTGATGTATCACATACATGATACTGAAAATTATGTTGTGCCAGCTCATTTACCAACAATCACACCATACGAAGATTGGGCTCATACTAACGAAAATATACTCCAATTTGTATACGAATTCGACAAATACATGCCACAAGGCATAATGTCCAGATTGATAGTTGCTTTACATCATCATATAAAAGACCATAACCTTGTTTGGCATAGGGGACTAAATATTGAAGCGAATGGAGCATACGCTGAAATAATAGAGAGTTACGGAGGAATCAATCGTTTTGAAATACGTATTTCTGGTAAAAATAAAATCGAATTATTATCAATAATTCGAGAAAGATTTTCAGAAGTAATAAAACCTTTTAGACGACTAAATTACAAACAACTAATTCCATGTATTTGTTCTGAATGTAAAAATTCTCTAACACCTTCTTTTCATGATTATAATGTATTATTGAAATTTAGAGAAAAAGGCATTGGATCGCAATGTAGTATAACGGGAGATATTGTAAATGTAGAAGAGATTCTAAAAATAACTCAACCTAAAATACAAAAAAACCAATATGAATACTATCAAAATATTCTTAGCATCATCTTCGGAGCTAGTAGATGA